From a region of the Procambarus clarkii isolate CNS0578487 chromosome 18, FALCON_Pclarkii_2.0, whole genome shotgun sequence genome:
- the LOC123754216 gene encoding uncharacterized protein isoform X2 has product MSDGRPDQVKVFAMQLDMWAPPRDDVLIRYNLTNHFKEGQVSEFPEVTVCLRARPVVLMSYESHISIATSDQDNDVLHMYRRGEHHGFYYNGVRQYGFLNMTNDIGLHQWSHYCHNFHHGEYRAYIAGKLAACGPFSVPHKVPLPLKGIITIGQEQDLLAGAYDTDQSFRGHISQVNIWNRSLTAEEVKVQASCTKAPLGNIFSTDREDVELLGGATVELVKPEYFCQKAVEYVIFPEAQEMAESRKTCKRIGYEMYTPNNREENVVLHRESLRFAESCLSNYHLWIGVTDEDVEDVWRKFTDNSIAQTQFELNEPNGGTGENCMLMFLPNGLWVDTSCVIKWPACVPCEVNRTSPLRLRGFCFSDEAETYYEVLGYKEEKPYLHGYYGFMVYKKDAYTWEMFDTTTGEVVATLQVPSKNSYPIGRHIWVLQRSMCNYLIGTKLQLSFSICNNDEFTCANGDCIPKVRRCNAKDDCIDLSDEDDCQLIILPKGYRSERPPDNETEGLAIFLDSTVEILRFMEISDVRRVINVEFTVETRWNDPRIKYQNLGETLEWNKLSEADRDRVWKPKLNFPNVYDGNIKMLSEDVALDKTGDPLPPDYNNVRMDTVYDGKAAMIVQQLHYSGVFACSFDVFYYPFDNQQCFLLLQLTVRRGLVRFAGDKARVVYLEDPKLPAYLLADFSITVTEGGNNETRYSTLRVEFELWRRWKMIVLTVYLPTTMLQLVGYTTLFVNVALMDVRLREL; this is encoded by the exons ATGAGTGACGGCCGCCCGGACCAGGTGAAGGTGTTCGCCATGCAGCTGGACATGTGGGCCCCGCCCCGGGATGACGTCCTTATCCGCTACAACCTCACCAACCACTTCAAGGAG GGGCAAGTGTCGGAGTTCCCAGAGGTAACAGTGTGCCTGAGGGCTCGGCCCGTCGTCCTCATGAGCTACGAGAGCCACATCTCCATCGCCACCTCTGACCAAGATAACGACGTCCTTCACATGT ACAGACGCGGCGAGCATCACGGCTTCTACTACAACGGGGTGCGTCAGTATGGCTTCCTCAACATGACCAATGACATCGGGCTGCACCAGTGGAGCCACTATTGCCACAACTTCCACCACGGAGAGTATCGCGCCTACATCGCAGGTAAACTGGCAGCCTGTGGCCCCTTCAGCGTTCCGCACAAGGTCCCCCTCCCTCTCAAGGGCATCATCACCATAGGACAGGAACAAGATCTGTTGGCAGGGGCCTACGACACTGACCAGAGCTTCCGCGGCCATATTTCTCAGGTCAACATCTGGAATAGGTCGCTCACAGCGGAGGAGGTGAAAGTGCAAGCGTCGTGCACCAAGGCTCCTCTTGGGAATATTTTCTCCACCGACAGAGAAGACGTCGAGTTGCTCGGGGGCGCCACAGTGGAACTAGTAAAGCCGGAGTACTTCTGTCAGAAAGCGGTCGAGTATGTGATCTTTCCGGAGGCACAGGAAATGGCAGAGTCGCGGAAAACCTGCAAGAGAATAGGTTACGAGATGTATACACCAAATAACCGCGAGGAAAATGTCGTACTTCATCGAGAGTCTCTTCGCTTTGCCGAAAGCTGCCTCTCTAATTATCATTTGTGGATTGGAGTGACTGATGAGGACGTGGAAGACGTATGGAGAAAGTTTACCGACAACTCGATTGCTCAAACCCAATTTGAACTCAATGAACCCAACGGTGGAACGGGTGAGAACTGCATGTTAATGTTTCTGCCCAACGGGTTATGGGTGGACACGTCGTGTGTTATCAAGTGGCCCGCCTGTGTTCCCTGTGAAGTAAACCGCACTTCACCTCTTCGCCTGAGGGGCTTTTGTTTCTCTGACGAAGCGGAAACTTACTATGAGGTACTGGGGTACAAGGAAGAGAAACCGTACCTCCATGGGTACTACGGCTTCATGGTGTACAAGAAGGACGCCTACACTTGGGAGATGTTTGACACTACTACGGGGGAAGTCGTCGCTACCTTACAAGTTCCATCGAAAAACTCTTATCCGATTGGACGACATATTTGGGTGCTCCAAAGGTCCATGTGCAACTACCTAATAGGAACAAAATTGCAGCTGAGCTTCTCTATTTGTAACAATGACGAATTTACTTGTGCCAATGGTGACTGTATACCAAAAGTACGTCGGTGCAATGCTAAGGACGACTGTATTGACCTGTCtgatgaagatgactgtcaacttATCATCCTGCCGAAGGGTTACCGGTCGGAGCGGCCACCGGACAATGAGACAGAAGGTCTCGCTATCTTCCTAGACTCCACTGTTGAGATCCTCCGCTTCATGGAGATCAGCGACGTGAGACGCGTCATCAACGTGGAGTTTACGGTGGAAACCAGGTGGAATGATCCCAGAATCAAGTACCAGAACCTTGGAGAAACGTTAGAGTGGAACAAACTATCGGAGGCGGACAGAGACAGAGTTTGGAAACCCAAGCTCAACTTTCCAAACGTGTACGACGGTAACATCAAGATGCTATCTGAAGATGTTGCCCTTGACAAAACCGGCGACCCTCTCCCACCAGACTACAACAACGTCAGGATGG ACACCGTGTATGACGGCAAGGCGGCCATGATCGTGCAGCAGCTCCACTACAG TGGCGTCTTCGCCTGTTCCTTCGACGTGTTTTACTACCCGTTCGACAACCAGCAGTGTTTCCTGCTGCTGCAGCTGACTGTAAGACGAGGGTTGGTGAGGTTCGCGGGCGACAAGGCACGGGTGGTGTACTTGGAGGACCCCaagcttcctgcctacctcctcgcTGACTTCTCCATCACCGTCACCGAGGGAGGCAACAACGAGACCCGCTACAGCACGCTGCGT GTGGAGTTTGAGCTGTGGCGACGCTGGAAGATGATTGTGTTGACCGTGTACCTGCCCACCACCATGCTACAGCTGGTCGGCTACACCACACTCTTCGTCAACGTTGCTCTTATGGACGTAAGACTACGAGAGCTGTAG
- the LOC123754216 gene encoding uncharacterized protein isoform X1: MSDGRPDQVKVFAMQLDMWAPPRDDVLIRYNLTNHFKEGQVSEFPEVTVCLRARPVVLMSYESHISIATSDQDNDVLHMYRRGEHHGFYYNGVRQYGFLNMTNDIGLHQWSHYCHNFHHGEYRAYIAGKLAACGPFSVPHKVPLPLKGIITIGQEQDLLAGAYDTDQSFRGHISQVNIWNRSLTAEEVKVQASCTKAPLGNIFSTDREDVELLGGATVELVKPEYFCQKAVEYVIFPEAQEMAESRKTCKRIGYEMYTPNNREENVVLHRESLRFAESCLSNYHLWIGVTDEDVEDVWRKFTDNSIAQTQFELNEPNGGTGENCMLMFLPNGLWVDTSCVIKWPACVPCEVNRTSPLRLRGFCFSDEAETYYEVLGYKEEKPYLHGYYGFMVYKKDAYTWEMFDTTTGEVVATLQVPSKNSYPIGRHIWVLQRSMCNYLIGTKLQLSFSICNNDEFTCANGDCIPKVRRCNAKDDCIDLSDEDDCQLIILPKGYRSERPPDNETEGLAIFLDSTVEILRFMEISDVRRVINVEFTVETRWNDPRIKYQNLGETLEWNKLSEADRDRVWKPKLNFPNVYDGNIKMLSEDVALDKTGDPLPPDYNNVRMDTVYDGKAAMIVQQLHYSGVFACSFDVFYYPFDNQQCFLLLQLTVRRGLVRFAGDKARVVYLEDPKLPAYLLADFSITVTEGGNNETRYSTLRVRLSIRHSHYIIILYPRTQHISARTSPSRLHARERGGANMKERRGQHKRYIPHEKYHTHTYNTEIYHITLKYTTHNTEIYHTHNTEL, from the exons ATGAGTGACGGCCGCCCGGACCAGGTGAAGGTGTTCGCCATGCAGCTGGACATGTGGGCCCCGCCCCGGGATGACGTCCTTATCCGCTACAACCTCACCAACCACTTCAAGGAG GGGCAAGTGTCGGAGTTCCCAGAGGTAACAGTGTGCCTGAGGGCTCGGCCCGTCGTCCTCATGAGCTACGAGAGCCACATCTCCATCGCCACCTCTGACCAAGATAACGACGTCCTTCACATGT ACAGACGCGGCGAGCATCACGGCTTCTACTACAACGGGGTGCGTCAGTATGGCTTCCTCAACATGACCAATGACATCGGGCTGCACCAGTGGAGCCACTATTGCCACAACTTCCACCACGGAGAGTATCGCGCCTACATCGCAGGTAAACTGGCAGCCTGTGGCCCCTTCAGCGTTCCGCACAAGGTCCCCCTCCCTCTCAAGGGCATCATCACCATAGGACAGGAACAAGATCTGTTGGCAGGGGCCTACGACACTGACCAGAGCTTCCGCGGCCATATTTCTCAGGTCAACATCTGGAATAGGTCGCTCACAGCGGAGGAGGTGAAAGTGCAAGCGTCGTGCACCAAGGCTCCTCTTGGGAATATTTTCTCCACCGACAGAGAAGACGTCGAGTTGCTCGGGGGCGCCACAGTGGAACTAGTAAAGCCGGAGTACTTCTGTCAGAAAGCGGTCGAGTATGTGATCTTTCCGGAGGCACAGGAAATGGCAGAGTCGCGGAAAACCTGCAAGAGAATAGGTTACGAGATGTATACACCAAATAACCGCGAGGAAAATGTCGTACTTCATCGAGAGTCTCTTCGCTTTGCCGAAAGCTGCCTCTCTAATTATCATTTGTGGATTGGAGTGACTGATGAGGACGTGGAAGACGTATGGAGAAAGTTTACCGACAACTCGATTGCTCAAACCCAATTTGAACTCAATGAACCCAACGGTGGAACGGGTGAGAACTGCATGTTAATGTTTCTGCCCAACGGGTTATGGGTGGACACGTCGTGTGTTATCAAGTGGCCCGCCTGTGTTCCCTGTGAAGTAAACCGCACTTCACCTCTTCGCCTGAGGGGCTTTTGTTTCTCTGACGAAGCGGAAACTTACTATGAGGTACTGGGGTACAAGGAAGAGAAACCGTACCTCCATGGGTACTACGGCTTCATGGTGTACAAGAAGGACGCCTACACTTGGGAGATGTTTGACACTACTACGGGGGAAGTCGTCGCTACCTTACAAGTTCCATCGAAAAACTCTTATCCGATTGGACGACATATTTGGGTGCTCCAAAGGTCCATGTGCAACTACCTAATAGGAACAAAATTGCAGCTGAGCTTCTCTATTTGTAACAATGACGAATTTACTTGTGCCAATGGTGACTGTATACCAAAAGTACGTCGGTGCAATGCTAAGGACGACTGTATTGACCTGTCtgatgaagatgactgtcaacttATCATCCTGCCGAAGGGTTACCGGTCGGAGCGGCCACCGGACAATGAGACAGAAGGTCTCGCTATCTTCCTAGACTCCACTGTTGAGATCCTCCGCTTCATGGAGATCAGCGACGTGAGACGCGTCATCAACGTGGAGTTTACGGTGGAAACCAGGTGGAATGATCCCAGAATCAAGTACCAGAACCTTGGAGAAACGTTAGAGTGGAACAAACTATCGGAGGCGGACAGAGACAGAGTTTGGAAACCCAAGCTCAACTTTCCAAACGTGTACGACGGTAACATCAAGATGCTATCTGAAGATGTTGCCCTTGACAAAACCGGCGACCCTCTCCCACCAGACTACAACAACGTCAGGATGG ACACCGTGTATGACGGCAAGGCGGCCATGATCGTGCAGCAGCTCCACTACAG TGGCGTCTTCGCCTGTTCCTTCGACGTGTTTTACTACCCGTTCGACAACCAGCAGTGTTTCCTGCTGCTGCAGCTGACTGTAAGACGAGGGTTGGTGAGGTTCGCGGGCGACAAGGCACGGGTGGTGTACTTGGAGGACCCCaagcttcctgcctacctcctcgcTGACTTCTCCATCACCGTCACCGAGGGAGGCAACAACGAGACCCGCTACAGCACGCTGCGTGTGCGTCTCTCCATACGTCACTCACACTACATCATCATACTATATCCCCGCACGCAACACATTTCTGCACGCACTTCGCCCAGTCGTCTTCACGCACGTGAGAGAGGGGGGGCCAACATGAAAGAGAGAAGGGGTCAACATAAGAGATATATACCACACGAaaaataccacacacacacatacaacactgaAATATACCACATAACACTGaaatacaccacacacaacactgaaaTATACCACACACACAATACTGAACTATAG